One Roseomonas sp. OT10 DNA window includes the following coding sequences:
- a CDS encoding YciI family protein: protein MTECSLILARAAPDATARIGAVREAHLALLRPTAEAGELLVGVPLLDAAGAFRGSLMLVAATALERYLDAESFRREGIWESHSVHPFRVAPLPYRPLPSGPAPSQPSHVVTLAWDGRDDAALSRRLAAREAHLARVRPAAEAGVLAVGGAILDAPGGRMVGSMAITAHPDIAEARAWWAQDPYGTGEVWKETEWHATRFAPLPYRPLPGAA, encoded by the coding sequence ATGACGGAATGCTCTCTGATCCTGGCGCGCGCCGCCCCGGATGCCACCGCCCGGATCGGCGCCGTGCGCGAGGCGCATCTCGCCCTGCTCCGCCCGACGGCCGAGGCGGGAGAGCTGCTGGTCGGCGTGCCGCTGCTGGATGCGGCGGGGGCCTTTCGCGGCTCCCTGATGCTGGTCGCCGCCACGGCGCTGGAGCGCTACCTCGACGCCGAGTCGTTCCGGCGCGAGGGAATCTGGGAGAGCCACTCGGTCCACCCCTTCCGCGTCGCGCCACTGCCCTATCGCCCCCTGCCCTCGGGCCCCGCGCCATCCCAGCCCAGCCACGTGGTCACGCTGGCCTGGGACGGACGGGACGACGCCGCGCTGTCCCGCCGCCTGGCGGCGCGCGAGGCGCATCTCGCCCGCGTCCGCCCCGCCGCGGAGGCGGGGGTCCTGGCGGTGGGCGGGGCGATCCTCGACGCGCCGGGCGGGCGCATGGTGGGGTCCATGGCCATCACCGCCCATCCCGACATCGCCGAGGCCCGTGCCTGGTGGGCGCAGGACCCCTACGGCACGGGCGAGGTCTGGAAGGAGACGGAGTGGCACGCCACCCGCTTCGCGCCGCTGCCCTACCGCCCCTTGCCGGGCGCAGCGTGA
- a CDS encoding NAD(P)/FAD-dependent oxidoreductase, with amino-acid sequence MPLDAPAAEAPDQLLAERCDVLVIGGGPGGSTTAALLAEKGRRVVLLEKDRHPRFHIGESLLPQNLRLFDRLGITAEVDRLGVFKPGASFISDEHGKKVTFTFANALNATYKHSYQIRRADLDTLLFRTARERGAEALEGWRVMEVAIDPVHGSRVIAQDESGNRRAWLARFVVDASGRDTVLAGQMRSKARNPHNNTAAMYGHFRNVAFCEGCHEGNITIHLLEQGWCWMIPLPGGVMSVGVVSNPGYFKTRQGSIEAFLRETLARSPSAAARMERAEILGPATMTGNYSYRSARMAGEGWLMVGDAFAFIDPVFSSGVMLAMASAELGAEAVDTWLDDPRRAAPLLRRFERKVERAIGSLSWLIYRINRPVLRDMFMQPSNRFRMRDGLVSLLAGDVHADTNRQLPVLAFKATYALLSLAHRLGYRLRGDNLVRVTPPQPAG; translated from the coding sequence ATGCCGCTCGACGCCCCGGCCGCCGAGGCCCCCGACCAGCTTCTGGCCGAGCGCTGCGACGTGCTGGTGATCGGCGGCGGCCCCGGCGGCTCCACCACCGCCGCGCTGCTGGCCGAGAAGGGGCGCCGCGTGGTGCTGCTGGAGAAGGACCGGCACCCCCGCTTCCACATCGGCGAATCCCTGCTGCCGCAGAACCTGCGCCTGTTCGACCGGCTGGGCATCACGGCGGAGGTGGACCGGCTGGGCGTGTTCAAGCCCGGCGCCTCCTTCATCTCGGACGAGCACGGCAAGAAGGTGACCTTCACCTTCGCCAATGCGCTGAACGCCACCTACAAGCACAGCTACCAGATCCGCCGCGCCGACCTGGACACGCTGCTGTTCCGCACCGCCCGCGAGCGGGGGGCGGAGGCGCTGGAGGGCTGGCGGGTGATGGAGGTCGCAATCGACCCCGTCCATGGCTCCCGCGTGATCGCCCAGGATGAGAGCGGCAACCGCCGCGCCTGGCTGGCGCGCTTCGTCGTCGACGCCTCCGGCCGCGACACGGTGCTGGCGGGGCAGATGCGCAGCAAGGCGCGCAACCCGCACAACAACACGGCCGCCATGTACGGCCATTTCCGCAACGTTGCCTTCTGCGAGGGCTGCCACGAGGGCAACATCACCATCCACCTGCTGGAGCAGGGCTGGTGCTGGATGATCCCGCTGCCCGGCGGGGTGATGAGCGTCGGCGTCGTCAGCAACCCCGGCTACTTCAAGACCCGCCAAGGCAGCATCGAGGCCTTCCTGCGGGAGACCCTGGCGCGCAGCCCCTCGGCGGCGGCGCGGATGGAAAGGGCGGAGATCCTCGGCCCGGCGACGATGACGGGCAACTACTCCTACCGCTCCGCCCGCATGGCCGGGGAGGGCTGGCTGATGGTGGGCGACGCCTTCGCCTTCATCGACCCCGTCTTCTCCTCCGGCGTGATGCTGGCCATGGCCAGCGCCGAGCTGGGGGCAGAGGCGGTGGACACCTGGCTGGACGACCCCCGCCGCGCCGCCCCCCTGCTGCGCCGCTTCGAGCGCAAGGTGGAGCGCGCGATCGGCTCGCTCTCCTGGCTGATCTACCGCATCAACCGGCCGGTGCTGCGCGACATGTTCATGCAGCCCTCCAACCGCTTCCGCATGCGCGACGGGCTGGTCAGCCTGCTGGCCGGGGACGTGCACGCCGACACCAACCGGCAGCTCCCGGTCCTGGCCTTCAAGGCGACCTATGCCCTGCTCTCCCTGGCCCACCGGCTGGGCTACCGCCTGCGCGGCGACAACCTGGTGCGCGTGACGCCGCCACAGCCGGCCGGCTGA
- the hslU gene encoding ATP-dependent protease ATPase subunit HslU encodes MDPVNLSPREIVSELDRYIVGQHDAKRAVAIALRNRWRRQQLPEGMREEVVPKNILMIGPTGVGKTEIARRLAKLAQAPFLKVEATKFTEVGYVGRDVEQIVRDLVEAAIVQTRDTARAEVQAKAELNAEERIVTALVGENAAGETRMKFRRMLREGSLEDKEVEVQVSDSAGTPIGMMDIPGMPPGAQMANMQEMLGKMFGGRQRPRKLHVAEARTLLIREEADKLLDQEKLTRDAVAKAENHGIVFLDEIDKVAARTSEGGFRGGDVSREGVQRDLLPLIEGTTVNTKHGPVKTDHILFIASGAFHIAKPSDLLPELQGRLPIRVELSALTREDFRRILTEPEHSLAKQYVALLGTEGVTLEITDDAMDAIADLAADINARVENIGARRLATVLERLLEELSFSASDRAGESVRVDAAYVREKVGPLAASTDLSRFIL; translated from the coding sequence ATGGACCCCGTCAACCTTTCCCCGCGCGAGATCGTCTCCGAGCTGGACCGCTACATCGTCGGCCAGCACGACGCCAAGCGCGCCGTCGCCATCGCGCTGCGCAACCGCTGGCGCCGCCAGCAGCTCCCGGAAGGGATGCGCGAGGAGGTGGTGCCGAAGAACATCCTGATGATCGGCCCCACCGGCGTGGGCAAGACGGAGATCGCGCGCCGCCTGGCGAAGCTGGCGCAGGCGCCCTTCCTGAAGGTCGAGGCGACGAAGTTCACCGAGGTCGGCTATGTCGGCCGCGACGTGGAGCAGATCGTGCGCGACCTGGTGGAGGCCGCGATCGTGCAGACCCGCGACACCGCCCGCGCCGAGGTGCAGGCCAAGGCGGAGCTGAACGCGGAGGAGCGCATCGTCACCGCCCTCGTCGGCGAGAACGCGGCGGGCGAGACGCGCATGAAGTTCCGCCGCATGCTCCGCGAGGGCAGCCTGGAGGACAAGGAGGTCGAGGTGCAGGTCTCGGACTCCGCCGGCACGCCGATCGGCATGATGGACATCCCCGGCATGCCGCCGGGCGCGCAGATGGCCAACATGCAGGAGATGCTGGGCAAGATGTTCGGCGGCCGGCAGCGGCCGCGCAAGCTGCACGTCGCCGAGGCCCGCACCCTTCTCATCCGCGAGGAGGCGGACAAGCTGCTCGACCAGGAGAAGCTGACCCGCGACGCCGTCGCCAAGGCGGAGAACCACGGCATCGTCTTCCTCGACGAGATCGACAAGGTCGCGGCCCGCACCAGCGAAGGCGGCTTCCGCGGCGGCGACGTCTCCCGCGAGGGCGTGCAGCGCGACCTGCTGCCGCTGATCGAGGGCACGACGGTCAACACCAAGCACGGCCCGGTGAAGACGGACCACATCCTGTTCATCGCGAGCGGCGCCTTCCACATCGCCAAGCCCTCCGACCTGCTGCCCGAGCTGCAGGGCCGCCTGCCGATCCGGGTGGAGCTGTCGGCGCTGACGCGGGAGGATTTCCGCCGCATCCTGACCGAGCCGGAGCACAGCCTCGCCAAGCAGTACGTCGCGCTGCTGGGCACCGAGGGCGTGACGCTGGAGATCACCGACGACGCGATGGACGCCATCGCCGACCTCGCCGCCGACATCAACGCGCGGGTGGAGAACATCGGCGCCCGCCGGCTGGCGACGGTGCTGGAGCGGCTGCTGGAGGAGCTGTCCTTCTCCGCCTCCGACCGCGCGGGGGAGTCGGTGCGGGTGGATGCTGCCTATGTGCGGGAGAAGGTGGGGCCGCTGGCCGCGAGCACGGATCTCAGCCGCTTCATCCTGTAA
- a CDS encoding energy transducer TonB produces MRPRLVPGPPGSPPPGRASSRRRRWFHWALVASLLLHLGLLAFLLLSPPREPMREAMPSQGIEVVLEGGEAANAAPSAPPSVPALPSPAAEAAPPAPPPAPLPPVAAPAPPVPAPSAPPPPLPAPPTAALTPPPRPAAPLPVPQPPVPPSPIPPPPAPPRTAAAPPDLRPVPDETPGSVALLPPPPAAPPAPPTEAPPTEAPPAVAEALPLPPPPPPEASPRPAPAPPRPAPPRPAPRPNPFANTLDLSRGPAIALAPAPPPGGAPARPSRPRQGMDLSVGRVPDPAPGPSGGSDVNSNMRVVAGANPGADWGRALVDWVRRHSQYPRAAAMNGEDGSTTVRVVVAPDGRVESVQLRTRSGSWMLDAATQSVFRDRIVPALPYGIRESTTVDFTIHYVLIGR; encoded by the coding sequence TTGCGGCCGCGCCTCGTTCCGGGGCCGCCCGGCTCGCCGCCGCCCGGCCGGGCCTCCTCCCGCCGCCGGCGCTGGTTCCACTGGGCGCTCGTCGCCTCGCTGCTGCTGCATCTGGGGCTGCTGGCCTTCCTGCTGCTGAGCCCGCCGCGCGAGCCGATGCGCGAGGCCATGCCCAGCCAGGGCATCGAGGTGGTGCTGGAAGGCGGCGAGGCCGCCAACGCCGCCCCCTCCGCCCCGCCCTCGGTCCCGGCCCTGCCCTCCCCGGCGGCGGAGGCCGCGCCCCCTGCCCCGCCGCCCGCGCCCCTGCCCCCGGTCGCCGCGCCCGCACCGCCCGTTCCCGCCCCCTCCGCCCCGCCGCCGCCCCTCCCTGCCCCGCCGACCGCGGCACTGACGCCGCCGCCCCGCCCGGCGGCGCCGCTGCCCGTTCCACAGCCGCCCGTGCCGCCCTCCCCCATCCCGCCGCCACCGGCCCCGCCCCGGACCGCCGCGGCGCCGCCCGACCTGCGGCCCGTGCCGGACGAGACGCCAGGCAGCGTCGCCCTGCTGCCGCCACCTCCGGCCGCGCCACCCGCGCCACCCACGGAGGCGCCACCCACCGAGGCGCCGCCGGCCGTGGCGGAGGCGCTGCCCTTGCCGCCCCCGCCGCCGCCCGAGGCCTCGCCGCGGCCGGCTCCGGCCCCGCCCCGCCCGGCCCCGCCCCGCCCGGCGCCGCGCCCCAACCCCTTCGCCAACACACTGGACCTCAGCCGCGGCCCGGCCATCGCCCTGGCCCCGGCGCCCCCGCCGGGCGGCGCGCCAGCGCGGCCCTCGCGGCCGCGGCAGGGGATGGATCTCTCGGTCGGCCGGGTGCCGGACCCCGCCCCGGGCCCGAGCGGCGGCAGCGACGTGAACAGCAACATGCGCGTGGTGGCCGGCGCCAATCCCGGCGCCGACTGGGGCCGGGCCCTGGTCGACTGGGTGCGGCGGCACAGCCAGTACCCCCGCGCCGCCGCCATGAACGGGGAGGACGGGTCCACCACCGTCCGCGTCGTGGTCGCGCCGGACGGGCGGGTGGAATCGGTGCAGCTGCGCACCCGCTCGGGCTCCTGGATGCTGGATGCCGCCACCCAGTCGGTGTTCCGCGACCGCATCGTGCCCGCCCTGCCCTATGGCATCCGCGAGAGCACGACGGTGGACTTCACGATCCACTACGTCCTGATCGGGCGCTGA
- the hisB gene encoding imidazoleglycerol-phosphate dehydratase HisB, which produces MNAAFLAPARTAQIARATAETDISLRLDLDGTGRAEIDTGIGFLDHMLTALAKHALFDLTVVAKGDLHVDFHHTTEDVGIVLGQALRQALGEKRGIRRYGHAVVPMDEALAEAAIDLSGRAFLVWQVEFQRPKIGEMDTELFEEFFRALSSNGLMALHVMLRHGHNAHHVAEGCFKAVARALRQAVERDPRTADAIPSTKGVLEA; this is translated from the coding sequence ATGAACGCCGCCTTCCTCGCCCCCGCGCGCACCGCCCAGATCGCGCGCGCGACCGCCGAGACCGACATCTCCCTGCGCCTGGACCTGGACGGGACCGGCCGGGCGGAGATCGACACGGGAATCGGCTTCCTCGACCACATGCTGACCGCGCTGGCGAAGCACGCGCTGTTCGACCTGACCGTGGTGGCGAAGGGCGACCTGCATGTGGACTTCCACCACACCACCGAGGATGTGGGGATCGTGCTGGGCCAGGCGCTGCGCCAGGCGCTGGGCGAGAAGCGCGGCATCCGCCGCTACGGCCACGCCGTGGTGCCGATGGACGAGGCGCTGGCGGAGGCGGCGATCGACCTTTCGGGGCGCGCCTTCCTGGTCTGGCAGGTCGAGTTCCAGCGCCCCAAGATCGGGGAGATGGACACCGAGCTGTTCGAGGAGTTCTTCCGCGCCCTGTCGTCCAACGGGCTGATGGCGCTGCACGTCATGCTGCGCCACGGGCACAACGCGCACCACGTCGCGGAGGGCTGCTTCAAGGCCGTCGCGCGCGCGCTGCGGCAGGCGGTGGAGCGTGACCCGCGCACGGCGGACGCCATCCCCTCGACCAAGGGCGTGCTGGAGGCGTGA
- the hslV gene encoding ATP-dependent protease subunit HslV, producing MSHTNPNDPLGWHGTTILCVRKDGQVAMAGDGQVSMGQTVVKNNARKVRRIAQGRVLTGFAGATADAFTLLERLEAKLERFPDQLERAAVELAKDWRTDRYLRRLEALLAVADSSRSLLITGQGDVLEPEDQIIGIGSGGNYALAAARALATVEGLSAEEIARRSMAIASDICVYTNGRIVLETL from the coding sequence ATGTCGCATACGAATCCGAACGACCCGCTGGGCTGGCACGGCACCACCATCCTGTGCGTCCGCAAGGACGGGCAGGTGGCCATGGCCGGCGACGGCCAGGTCTCGATGGGCCAGACCGTGGTCAAGAACAACGCCCGCAAGGTCCGCCGCATCGCGCAGGGCCGCGTGCTGACGGGCTTCGCCGGGGCCACCGCCGATGCCTTCACCCTGCTCGAACGGCTGGAGGCGAAGCTGGAGCGCTTCCCCGACCAATTGGAGCGCGCGGCGGTGGAGCTGGCCAAGGACTGGCGCACCGACCGCTACCTGCGCCGGCTGGAGGCGCTGCTGGCGGTGGCCGATTCCAGCCGCTCCCTGCTCATCACCGGCCAGGGCGACGTGCTGGAGCCGGAGGACCAGATCATCGGCATCGGCTCGGGCGGCAACTACGCCCTTGCCGCCGCGCGGGCGCTCGCCACGGTGGAGGGGCTCTCGGCCGAGGAGATCGCCCGCCGCTCCATGGCGATCGCGTCCGACATCTGCGTCTACACCAACGGCCGCATCGTGCTGGAGACGTTGTGA
- a CDS encoding SDR family NAD(P)-dependent oxidoreductase translates to MDLSHGLAGKRVVVTGAGGIIGTWLSDAFRSAGCSLCLTDTATAALEGRDLGPEGFTHAADLLDAAAIEALAAEVGRRWGAADVLVNNAGVYPSGFLLDVDAAEWDRILGINLRAPFLLTRALARQMVERGVKGSVINISSGAARKMRRSVAPYCLSKTALDRLTKGFALELAEYGIRVNALEPGFAAGSATSPLTPAHVAATAGNIPLGRGVTAGDVGRAALFLAGEAAAFVTGTALAVDGGNSIGTLAVYQDKKQAL, encoded by the coding sequence ATGGATCTGTCCCATGGGCTCGCAGGCAAGCGGGTCGTCGTCACCGGGGCGGGCGGCATCATCGGCACCTGGCTGTCCGACGCCTTCCGCTCCGCCGGGTGCAGCCTCTGCCTGACCGACACCGCGACGGCGGCGCTGGAGGGGCGCGACCTCGGGCCCGAGGGCTTCACCCATGCGGCCGACCTGCTCGACGCCGCCGCCATCGAGGCTCTGGCCGCCGAGGTCGGGCGGCGCTGGGGCGCGGCGGACGTGCTGGTGAACAATGCCGGGGTCTACCCCTCCGGCTTCCTGCTCGACGTGGACGCGGCGGAGTGGGACCGCATCCTGGGCATCAACCTGCGCGCGCCCTTCCTCCTCACCCGCGCCCTCGCCCGGCAGATGGTGGAGCGCGGGGTGAAAGGCAGCGTGATCAACATCTCCTCGGGCGCGGCGCGCAAGATGCGGCGCAGCGTGGCGCCCTACTGCCTGTCCAAGACGGCGCTGGACCGGCTGACCAAGGGCTTCGCGCTGGAGCTGGCGGAATACGGCATCCGGGTGAACGCGCTGGAGCCGGGCTTCGCCGCGGGCAGCGCCACCTCCCCCCTCACGCCTGCGCATGTGGCGGCGACGGCGGGGAACATCCCGCTCGGGCGCGGCGTCACCGCCGGGGATGTCGGCCGGGCGGCGCTGTTCCTGGCGGGCGAGGCGGCCGCCTTCGTCACGGGCACCGCGCTGGCCGTCGACGGGGGGAACTCCATCGGCACGCTGGCGGTCTACCAGGACAAGAAGCAGGCGCTCTGA
- a CDS encoding DUF2628 domain-containing protein: MRVFTVHAPGAPALPAPLAASIAGSPWATVPDASGPAPRLVPEGFAWWGFLFPPLWLAAKRLWWGLLGWLALAGLVALLPEPVEPWAALALALLVGFHGRDLQRWTLARRGWPERDVVVARDEEAALLRLAERAA, encoded by the coding sequence ATGCGGGTCTTCACCGTCCACGCGCCCGGCGCCCCGGCGCTGCCGGCGCCGCTCGCCGCCTCCATCGCCGGCTCACCCTGGGCGACCGTGCCGGATGCCTCCGGCCCCGCGCCACGGCTGGTGCCGGAGGGCTTCGCCTGGTGGGGCTTCCTGTTCCCGCCGCTCTGGCTGGCGGCGAAGCGGCTCTGGTGGGGGCTGCTCGGCTGGCTGGCGCTGGCCGGGCTCGTCGCCCTGCTGCCCGAGCCCGTCGAGCCCTGGGCGGCGCTGGCCCTCGCCCTGCTGGTCGGCTTCCACGGCCGCGACCTGCAGCGCTGGACGCTGGCCCGGCGCGGCTGGCCGGAGCGCGACGTGGTGGTGGCGCGAGACGAGGAGGCGGCGCTGCTGCGCCTCGCGGAGCGCGCGGCATGA
- a CDS encoding SHOCT domain-containing protein has translation MDGAQDEADRRMAEGLARRYGISAEAVLALLRALRAGGGTQAQFSHPELGGMGQWSNGMLMIGEMFNDALKSRVGGLAGDLAALLRDGALKLSEAASGGGFGGGGASGGWWPAELGRPSSTGSQNGAAYALFPERQRLAVRRDGVVTLHDMGGRLLYGVSQQQGGGSGTLSFSGPDGTVRLEELPVVGMPEPGDTSQQGSGPAAEPGRAAAAPPPDPVGAPGGSDAAAPLRGDMAAPLRGDAAGTLDTLERLAALRDRGVLTEDEFAAKKAELLRRL, from the coding sequence ATGGACGGTGCGCAGGACGAGGCCGACCGGCGCATGGCGGAGGGGCTGGCGCGGCGCTACGGGATCAGCGCCGAGGCGGTGCTGGCGCTGCTGCGCGCGCTGCGCGCCGGCGGCGGGACCCAGGCGCAGTTCAGCCACCCGGAGCTGGGCGGCATGGGCCAGTGGTCCAACGGGATGCTGATGATCGGCGAGATGTTCAACGACGCGCTGAAGTCGCGCGTCGGCGGGCTGGCCGGCGACCTCGCCGCGCTGCTGCGCGACGGCGCGCTGAAGCTGTCGGAAGCCGCCTCTGGCGGTGGCTTCGGCGGCGGCGGGGCCTCGGGCGGCTGGTGGCCGGCGGAGCTGGGCCGCCCCTCCTCCACCGGGTCGCAGAACGGCGCGGCCTATGCCCTCTTCCCGGAGCGGCAGCGGCTGGCGGTGCGGCGCGACGGGGTGGTGACGCTGCACGACATGGGTGGGCGCCTCCTCTACGGCGTCTCGCAGCAGCAGGGCGGCGGCAGCGGCACGCTGTCCTTCAGCGGGCCGGACGGCACCGTGCGGCTGGAGGAGCTGCCCGTGGTCGGCATGCCGGAACCCGGCGACACGTCCCAACAGGGTTCGGGGCCGGCGGCCGAGCCCGGGCGCGCCGCCGCGGCCCCGCCCCCGGACCCTGTCGGGGCGCCGGGCGGCAGCGATGCCGCCGCGCCCCTCCGGGGCGACATGGCCGCGCCCCTCCGGGGCGACGCGGCCGGCACGCTGGACACGCTGGAGCGGCTCGCCGCCCTGCGCGACCGCGGCGTGCTGACCGAGGACGAGTTCGCCGCCAAGAAGGCCGAGCTGCTGCGCCGGCTCTGA
- a CDS encoding tannase/feruloyl esterase family alpha/beta hydrolase: MGRAASGLGAAVVVCSLGLGGAALAQPAAQPPGVSESTGTGTFSRAQRSSVPYTLTPQQPRQGCDALRTGLSGGEVTIVSATAIPAAGDIPAYCRLRGVIAPEVQFEVNLPERWNRRFYMFGNGGYAGEDLDSPTRRDTREAALRRGFVVASNNTGHDAEREPLGTFAASTAKLVDYAFRAVHRTVEEAKRATAAYYGRPPAFSYWDACSTGGRQGLISAQRFPDDFDGILAGAPVSNFVDTMVNYIWNDRALRGSGLTIAKMGAVSQGVLARCDAADGLQDGLLADPRRCDFDPARDVKRCAPGQDGDDCLTEPQARAVAAIQGGIRLPDGSPYFHGFPPGSEAAGPALPGGSDSASGWTRWIIPLPGQPSRQFEYAMTFMQNMAFGKANPGFDPAGFDFARDPGRMAAARSLINATDPDLSAFRRRGGRLIMYHGWADTALTPLMSVEYYQKALAANGAGTPDFFRLFMVPGMFHCRGGFGPDSFDAMTALVEWVEAGTAPDSIPAAQLAGSRIARTRPLCPYPQLAVHDGRGSPDEAASFACRAPSP, from the coding sequence ATGGGACGCGCGGCAAGCGGGCTGGGCGCGGCGGTCGTCGTTTGCTCTCTGGGCTTGGGCGGAGCCGCCCTCGCCCAGCCGGCAGCACAGCCCCCCGGCGTGTCGGAGAGCACGGGAACCGGCACCTTTTCCCGCGCGCAGCGGTCCAGCGTTCCCTACACGCTGACGCCGCAGCAGCCTCGACAGGGCTGCGACGCGCTGCGGACCGGGCTGTCGGGCGGCGAGGTGACGATCGTCTCCGCCACCGCCATCCCGGCGGCGGGCGACATCCCCGCCTATTGCCGCCTGCGCGGCGTGATCGCGCCGGAGGTGCAGTTCGAGGTGAACCTGCCGGAGCGCTGGAACCGCCGCTTCTACATGTTCGGCAATGGCGGCTATGCCGGCGAGGACCTGGACTCCCCCACGCGGCGCGACACGCGCGAGGCGGCGCTGCGCCGCGGCTTCGTCGTCGCCAGCAACAACACCGGCCACGACGCAGAGCGCGAGCCGCTGGGCACCTTCGCCGCCAGCACCGCGAAGCTGGTCGACTACGCCTTCCGCGCCGTCCACCGCACGGTCGAGGAGGCGAAGCGCGCCACGGCGGCCTATTACGGCCGCCCGCCCGCCTTCTCCTACTGGGATGCCTGCTCCACCGGCGGGCGTCAGGGGCTGATCTCGGCGCAGCGCTTCCCCGACGATTTCGACGGCATCCTGGCCGGCGCGCCGGTGTCGAACTTCGTCGACACCATGGTCAACTACATCTGGAACGACCGCGCCCTGCGCGGCAGCGGGCTGACCATCGCCAAGATGGGCGCGGTCTCGCAGGGGGTGCTGGCGCGCTGCGACGCCGCCGACGGGCTGCAGGACGGGCTGCTCGCCGATCCGCGCCGCTGCGACTTCGACCCGGCGCGCGACGTGAAGCGCTGCGCCCCGGGCCAGGACGGCGACGACTGCCTGACGGAGCCGCAGGCGCGCGCCGTGGCGGCCATCCAGGGCGGCATCCGCCTGCCGGATGGCAGCCCGTACTTCCATGGCTTCCCGCCCGGCTCCGAAGCCGCCGGCCCGGCGCTGCCCGGCGGCAGCGATTCCGCCAGCGGCTGGACGCGCTGGATCATCCCCCTGCCGGGGCAGCCCTCGCGCCAGTTCGAGTACGCCATGACCTTCATGCAGAACATGGCCTTCGGGAAGGCGAACCCCGGCTTCGACCCGGCCGGCTTCGACTTCGCCCGCGACCCCGGCCGCATGGCCGCGGCCCGGTCGCTGATCAACGCAACCGACCCGGACCTCTCCGCCTTCCGGCGGCGCGGCGGCCGGCTGATCATGTACCACGGCTGGGCGGACACGGCGCTGACGCCGCTGATGAGCGTGGAGTACTACCAGAAGGCGCTGGCCGCGAACGGTGCCGGCACGCCCGACTTCTTCCGCCTGTTCATGGTACCCGGCATGTTCCATTGCCGCGGCGGCTTCGGCCCCGACAGCTTCGACGCCATGACAGCACTGGTCGAATGGGTGGAGGCCGGGACGGCGCCGGACAGCATCCCCGCCGCCCAGCTCGCCGGCAGCCGCATCGCGCGGACCCGGCCGCTCTGCCCCTATCCCCAGCTCGCCGTCCATGACGGCCGGGGCAGCCCGGACGAGGCAGCCAGCTTCGCCTGCCGCGCGCCCTCGCCCTGA
- a CDS encoding FKBP-type peptidyl-prolyl cis-trans isomerase, with protein MTDNPEGFTAAPSGVRYRDEVVGDGPSPSHGQTVTVHYTGWLDEGGKPGRKFDSSRDRGSPFQFTIGVGQVISGWDLGVADMKVGGRRMLQLPPEHGYGARGAGGVIPPNATLLFDVELLGVG; from the coding sequence ATGACCGACAACCCCGAGGGCTTCACCGCCGCCCCCTCCGGCGTCCGCTACCGCGACGAGGTGGTGGGCGACGGCCCCTCCCCCAGCCACGGCCAGACCGTCACCGTCCACTACACCGGCTGGCTGGACGAGGGCGGCAAGCCCGGCCGCAAGTTCGACAGCTCCCGCGACCGCGGCTCGCCCTTCCAGTTCACCATCGGCGTCGGCCAGGTGATCTCCGGCTGGGACCTCGGCGTGGCAGACATGAAGGTCGGCGGCCGCCGCATGCTCCAGCTTCCGCCCGAGCACGGCTACGGCGCCCGCGGCGCCGGGGGCGTCATCCCCCCGAACGCCACGCTGCTGTTCGACGTGGAGCTGCTCGGCGTCGGCTGA